A portion of the Ralstonia nicotianae genome contains these proteins:
- a CDS encoding DUF6708 domain-containing protein: MTIEYDDEANGPRGKAVLAPVWNQPEPYFQVLDRLKPILPPRNNPWRIAPDDKGTRTHELARTRNCLVSVHPDAIAIGSPYGQSRRLLGWGGVAFSMLLSLIFLIFSIRLITYDYPRTWSAVISLLGSICFFLISTFFFNSTVRMPADWPILFNRKDRTVTFIRPTRPKFLKFWEFTRSGAFTYSWDELKVRTYKLIVSNAGKSFHESYWMVLLWGGLDEHGQKTVKDCVPIGYEGYFEDERLFQVWEHVRRYMEEGGPAIQPGERLRKPVNNRKPMAFPPEVIAAAGGPALSVADVELLAGVEPAVQGEVSIVE, from the coding sequence TTGACCATCGAATACGACGACGAGGCTAATGGACCACGCGGGAAAGCGGTGCTGGCGCCAGTCTGGAATCAGCCCGAACCGTATTTCCAGGTTTTGGACAGGCTGAAACCTATTCTTCCGCCGAGAAATAATCCTTGGCGTATAGCGCCTGATGATAAAGGCACTCGGACGCACGAACTGGCGAGAACGCGGAATTGTTTGGTGAGTGTGCACCCAGATGCCATCGCAATTGGTTCTCCGTATGGGCAAAGCAGGAGGCTTCTCGGATGGGGGGGCGTAGCATTTTCAATGCTATTGTCTCTGATTTTTCTTATTTTCTCGATTAGGCTAATTACTTACGACTATCCACGTACATGGTCTGCAGTCATAAGTTTGTTGGGGTCGATCTGTTTTTTCCTTATTTCAACGTTTTTTTTTAATTCCACGGTGAGAATGCCAGCGGACTGGCCCATCCTATTTAATCGAAAGGATCGGACGGTCACCTTCATTCGCCCGACACGACCAAAGTTCTTAAAATTCTGGGAATTCACGAGGTCCGGTGCCTTTACTTATTCTTGGGATGAGTTGAAGGTGCGTACCTACAAGCTCATCGTCTCCAACGCGGGCAAGTCGTTCCACGAATCGTACTGGATGGTTTTGCTTTGGGGCGGATTGGATGAACACGGTCAGAAGACCGTGAAGGACTGTGTGCCGATCGGCTACGAAGGCTACTTCGAGGATGAACGCCTGTTCCAAGTCTGGGAGCACGTTCGTCGATACATGGAGGAAGGCGGTCCTGCAATTCAACCCGGCGAGCGGTTGCGCAAGCCCGTCAACAATCGCAAGCCGATGGCGTTTCCGCCCGAAGTGATCGCGGCAGCAGGTGGTCCGGCGTTGAGCGTAGCGGATGTGGAGCTGCTGGCAGGGGTGGAGCCAGCGGTGCAAGGGGAGGTGAGCATCGTCGAATAG